In the Lepisosteus oculatus isolate fLepOcu1 chromosome 6, fLepOcu1.hap2, whole genome shotgun sequence genome, one interval contains:
- the LOC102686884 gene encoding cadherin-10-like, giving the protein MRTCLFLVLWVCLSHLGDAKVFIKRTTGDGVALRRSKRGWMWNQFFLLEEYTGTDYQYVGKLHSDQDKGDGSLKYILSGDGAGSLFLIDENSGDIHATKRLDREEKAYYALRAQAVNKKTGRPVEPESEFIIKIHDINDNEPKFTKEIYTASVPEMSYVGTSVVQVTATDADDPTYGNSARVVYSILQGQPYFSVEPETGIIRTALPNMNRENRENYHVVIQAKDMAGQMGGLSGTTTVNITLTDVNDNPPRFTHNTYQFGVPESTEAGSPVGRIKADDADVGRNAEVDYTIINGDGLDMFDITTDMNTQEGVITVKRPLDYEKKKIYTLKVQAENTHLDPRFLSQGPFKDTATVKITVEDVDEPPNFERASYIMDVKEDAVNGTVIGSVSAEDPDITSSAIRYSIDRHTDLERLFNIHPGNGSIFTLRPLDREEFAWHNISVIATEFSNPKQVSRVPVFIRVLDINDNAPMLATYYETFVCENAKANQRIQTVSAVDADDPTGGHKFFFSLSPEASVNANFTVRDNRDNTAGILTRRSGFSRLERSTYHLPVVISDGDYPMQSSTNTLTVRVCTCDKEGNMQSCNAEAQMLPAGLSTGALVAILLCIIILLIIVVLFAALRRQKKKEPLIISKEDVRDNVVSYNDEGGGEEDTQAFDIGTLRNPEAIEDNKQRRDIIPESLYPSRRTALTRDNADVRDFINQRLQENDTDPAAPPYDSLATYAYEGNGSVAESLSSLESATTEGDQDYNYLSEWGPRFKKLAEMYGGEDSDRDS; this is encoded by the exons ATGAGAACTTGCTTATTTTTAGTGCTTTGGGTTTGCCTGTCCCATCTAGGTGATGCAAAAGTCTTTATTAAAAGGACTACAGGGGACGGGGTTGCACTAAGGCGTTCAAAACGAGGATGGATGTGGAATCAATTCTTCTTACTTGAAGAATACACAGGAACTGACTATCAATATGTTGGCAAG cttCATTCAGACCAAGACAAAGGAGATGGAAGTCTGAAGTATATCCTCTCTGGAGATGGAGCGGGCAGTTTGTTTCTTATTGATGAAAACTCTGGTGATATCCATGCTACTAAGAGGCTTGACAGAGAAGAAAAGGCCTACTACGCACTCCGGGCTCAGGCTGTGAACAAAAAGACAGGCCGTCCAGTGGAGCCAGAATCAGAATTCATCATTAAAATTCATGACATTAATGATAATGAGCCAAAGTTTACAAAGGAAATTTATACAGCCAGTGTCCCAGAAATGTCATATGTTG GTACGTCTGTTGTGCAGGTCACAGCGACTGATGCTGATGATCCTACTTATGGGAACAGTGCAAGAGTTGTCTACAGTATTCTACAGGGGCAACCGTACTTCTCTGTTGAGCCAGAAACAG GCATTATCAGAACAGCACTTCCCAACATGAACCGAGAGAACCGGGAGAATTACCATGTGGTGATCCAGGCCAAGGACATGGCAGGACAGATGGGTGGATTATCAGGGACGACAACAGTCAACATCACCCTCACTGATGTGAATGACAATCCACCCAGATTTACTCACA ATACCTATCAGTTCGGTGTTCCAGAATCTACCGAGGCAGGATCACCTGTGGGGAGGATAAAGGCAGATGATGCGGATGTTGGCAGAAATGCTGAAGTTGACTATACTATCATTAATGGGGATGGACTGGACATGTTTGATATCACTACAGATATGAACACACAAGAAGGAGTGATCACAGTGAAAAGG CCTTTGGACTATGAGAAGAAGAAGATATACACACTGAAAGTGCAGGCAGAGAACACCCACCTAGATCCAAGATTTCTGTCACAAGGTCCCTTCAAAGACACCGCTACTGTAAAAATCACTGTTGAAGATGTTGACGAGCCACCAAATTTTGAAAGGGCAAGTTACATCATGGATGTTAAGGAAGATGCGGTAAATGGCACTGTCATTGGATCTGTTAGCGCTGAAGACCCAGACATTACCAGTAGTGCCATTAG GTATTCCATTGATCGTCACACAGACTTGGAAAGATTATTTAACATCCATCCTGGGAATGGATCAATCTTTACTCTCAGGCCTCTTGACCGGGAGGAATTTGCATGGCATAACATTTCAGTGATTGCAACAGAGTTCA GCAACCCCAAACAGGTCAGCCGAGTTCCCGTTTTCATCAGGGTGCTGGATATCAATGACAATGCCCCAATGCTTGCCACTTACTATGAGACATTTGTCTGTGAAAATGCGAAGGCTAACCAG CGGATACAAACAGTGAGTGCAGTAGATGCTGATGACCCTACTGGTGGGCACAAATTTTTCTTCAGCTTATCACCAGAAGCCTCTGTCAATGCAAACTTCACAGTCCGAGATAACAGAG ACAACACTGCAGGAATCCTTACAAGGCGAAGTGGGTTTAGTCGACTGGAAAGAAGTACCTACCATCTGCCTGTGGTGATATCGGATGGGGACTACCCCATGCAGAGCAGTACAAACACACTGACTGTTCGTGTGTGCACCTGTGACAAGGAGGGGAATATGCAATCCTGCAATGCTGAAGCTCAGATGCTGCCTGCTGGACTCAGCACTGGGGCCTTAGTTGCCATCCTGCTCTGCATCATTATTCTTCTCA TTATAGTGGTTTTGTTTGCTGCCCTGAGGAGGCAGAAGAAAAAGGAGCCTCTGATCATCTCCAAGGAAGACGTCAGAGACAACGTTGTCAGCTACAACGATGAAGGGGGTGGTGAAGAGGACACCCAGGCCTTTGATATTGGGACGCTGCGAAATCCCGAAGCCATTGAGGATAACAAGCAGCGCAGGGATATCATTCCAGAATCTCTTTACCCTTCTCGACGAACTGCGCTCACCCGGGATAATGCAGACGTCAGAGACTTCATAAACCAAAGGCTGCAAGAAAACGACACAGACCCAGCTGCTCCTCCTTATGACTCCTTAGCAACGTACGCCTATGAAGGCAACGGCTCCGTAGCTGAATCCCTAAGCTCTCTGGAGTCGGCAACAACAGAGGGGGATCAAGACTACAATTACCTCAGCGAGTGGGGGCCCCGATTTAAGAAACTGGCAGAGATGTATGGGGGCGAGGACAGTGACAGAGATTCCTAA